A region from the Ptychodera flava strain L36383 chromosome 12, AS_Pfla_20210202, whole genome shotgun sequence genome encodes:
- the LOC139145501 gene encoding tryptophan decarboxylase-like: MDTLVEKLGRLEALSRRLEPASKENQRLTEIVTGRAKKFVEDLNDVESRKVFVKAKDKTSSVVLNTPFSDDGVAIEELMDLYEDNVQYSGICLAHAMSLSFVHGGGLYVSALGNYYGSIINQDTGALYIAPEGVRLEKSLISWAASLIGYPQEHAGTLTSSGTTSTITAIATARDSMKLKAKEFERCVAYMTELCHMSCNKAMRLLSMHDVIIRDVPMTEGMEMETSKLSELIEKDKEQGLRPFLVVATAGTAIQGSVDPLDRIADVVEQHKLWFHVDAIYGGFFVLVDDVKHLFKGLERADSVSMAPHKGLFLPNGCGMILVRDGLKLFHSNLTPSKTGTNITSLSNTTEDVEFSPFQLSIECTRPERALQLWLPLKVFGVKAFADCLEEKLVLAKYFHQKITAMEGFVVDVAPVLSVVVFYYDTKNDENRNQFNEDLQNRIMEDGRISMSSVSVKGRFCLRICVLNFRTHREHIDLAIKIIEENVTCTRQNLGI; this comes from the exons ATGGACACATTAGTGGAAAAGCTTGGAAGACTGGAAGCGCTATCTAGAAGGCTAGAGCCAGCCTCTAAAGAAAATCAGAGACTGACAGAAATCGTGACTGGACGAGCTAAAAAGTTCGTAGAGGACTTAAACGATGTGGAATCAAGGAAAGTCTTTGTCAAAGCGAAAGACAAGACATCTTCTGTCGTTTTGAACACACCCTTCAGTGATGATGGTGTAGCTATTG aaGAGCTGATGGATCTGTACGAGGACAATGTTCAATATAGCGGAATATGTCTAGCTCACGCGATGTCTTTATCCTTCGTACATGGAGGCGGGCTGTATGTCTCCGCTCTAGGAAATTACTATGGGTCCATAATTAACCAGGACACAG GAGCTTTATACATTGCGCCAGAAGGCGTCCGCTTGGAGAAATCACTGATATCATGGGCGGCGTCACTGATCGGCTACCCTCAGGAGCATGCGGGGACATTGACCTCAAGTGGCACAACAAGCACTATCACCGCGATAGCAACTGCAAGAGACAGCATGAAGTTGAAGGCCAAAGAGTTTGAAAG GTGCGTGGCGTACATGACGGAGTTGTGTCATATGTCCTGTAACAAAGCCATGCGACTGCTTAGTATGCATGACGTCATAATACGAGACGTACCCATGACGGAGGGTATGGAAATGGAAACTTCCAAACTCAGCGAGTTAATTGAGAAAGACAAAGAG CAAGGCCTTCGCCCATTCCTGGTAGTTGCGACTGCCGGAACAGCTATACAAGGCTCCGTGGATCCTCTGGACAGAATTGCCGATGTGGTGGAACAACACAAGCTATGGTTTCACGTTGATGCAATCTATGGAGGCTTttttgtcttggttgatgacgtcAAGCATCTCTTTAAAGGCTTGGAGAGAGCGGATTCAGTTTCCATGGCTCCACATAAAG GACTCTTCCTTCCTAACGGCTGCGGTATGATTTTGGTCAGAGATGGGTTGAAGCTCTTTCACTCCAACTTGACGCCGTCGAAAACTGGAACAAACATCACATCCCTGTCGAACACAACAGAAGACGTTGAGTTTTCTCCTTTCCAACTTTCCATTGAATGTACAAGACCTGAAAG AGCCCTCCAACTATGGTTACCGCTGAAAGTGTTCGGTGTCAAAGCCTTTGCTGACTGTTTGGAGGAGAAGCTTGTCCTGGCTAAatattttcatcagaaaattacAG CAATGGAAGGGTTCGTCGTTGACGTCGCCCCGGTCCTTTCCGTAGTGGTGTTCTACTATGACACCAAGAATGACGAGAACAGGAATCAGTTCAACGAGGATCTGCAGAATCGCATCATGGAGGACGGCAGGATCAGTATGTCGTCCGTGTCCGTCAAAGGCAGATTCTGTCTCAGAATCTGCGTGCTGAATTTTAGAACCCACCGGGAACACATCGATCTAGCCATCAAGATTATCGAAGAAAATGTCACCTGTACCAGACAAAATTTAGGGATATAA